The genome window tcatggttcttgaaggccctccggggtaatgtgaaggccgatcatatgtctgaatcctgtattctggtgagttagccctcattgggggattgagacgatcgtgtaagttggctccttgtctaccttgtctgaagatgaagacctcaccgggaggtgaggacatgtccctgcacctcgaggggttGGTCATGGCTTGCCCAGATAACTTCTCCgtaagagtcgtggtagatgctatctctcgtagtggagatatcgttgaatccgtgatctatttggattaggagtctgaggtggtcatactcaagactaattctaacaggagtaggacTCTCCAggatgggccttcggcctatctccgaccttatcaccaagaggcctagtcctgatcaaactaggactcctggttccatagaactacgtatggcttgatcccctatataaaggggtacgtaggcacatcagggggatatatcgagagttgtgagaacgagagcagaaatatattcccttgatctcagccaccctcaaacacttAAAACCACCGCCCACGGCGAATCTCTGTCATACAATCACCGTGAAACACCTTATTCCGgcaacgaacctcacgtttgttgattcaccaaattcctctatcaacaaattggcgctagaaggaggggactAGGTGAAATCTCGAAGAGGAAGAGATGGCCAATCACGATGATGACCCGTACGAAGGAGATTACTATGTTGAAGATGAACAAGTAGAACCATACTCACCGGAGCACATACAGGACCCCCGCACTTTGCCGAACAACCCACCCCCGGTTGTAGTCAGTAACACGGAGCTCCTTAGTGCCCTCCACCGGATGGAGCAAAGTCAAGCGAGGTATGATGCAAGGTTGGATACCATGGAGTCTGTACTCGAAGAACTCGTCCCCAGACACTCGCGTCATTCCAAAAGCCATGGTAGGAGAGGACGTAGACGCTTCAGACGACCAACCCCCCGAATGTTGGAGTACGGAGATGCGCCTCCCAACGCTAACCTCCCACCAGGAGCCATAATAAGCCAGGGAGTCTATGACGCAAACGGCGCGCCCCTGGACGTGACCACGCCTCCCGCACAAACAGGAGGGACGGGACAAGAGACGGTCAACCAAAACGCAGACGCCCGACCCTTGGCTGAAAGATTAGGGATCACCCCGGACAGCCTCGCTATAATTGTGCGAATGGCAGAGCAGGAGCAGAGGAGACCCTCCCAGGGAAACGGTGCGCCCCTACGTCCTCAAGGGAACGACGCGCCCCCTGAGGCAAGACGTGAAGCAGGAACGGGCAGGACATACCGAGGAGTGCGAGGAAGGGGAGGAGGCCTCATACCAAACTCAAAGGGAAGGCGTCGAGGGGGACCCTTGATAGAGTACCTCCCTTCGCAAAGTGACTCGAGCCAACACACTCCGCACCCAAGAACCACGGGAAGGACGCGCCCCCTTGGCAATCAAGGAGACGCACCTCCCCGAGGCCCGCCTACTGCCAATCAACAAACTACGTCACCTCCAATCATAACTACTGTCAATCAGCAGACCACGTCACCTCCAATCATGACTACTGCTAATCAACAAGCCACGTCAACTCCGCCCATTCCCACTCTGCAGCAAACTATTCCTGTGTCCACTACACCTACTCCCCCAACACAAACGCTCACCCAAATCGTCCAACCAACTGCTACCCAGACTCTAGCCAACAACGTGCTTCAGACCACGGTGGCCAACACAAACCTGGCAACTACCACTGCTACCCCTCCGGTAAACACCCAGACCATTCCAGGAGTCGGAACGATCAACCCCGAAGACCTGAAGAAGTTGCTAGCCCTTCTGCAAGCCAGCGCTGCCACAACGGCACCACAGATCTCGTCACCATTTACCGCAGCAGTCCGCGACGCCCAGCTACCAACCGGTTTCAGAAACTTGAATGCAGATCTCCGCTATCACGGGAACGCCGACCCTCGCGAATTCTTGATCAGATTCAACATTGAAATGGACTTATATCAGATCCCCGACCTGGTCAGGTGTAGGTTCCTAGCAGCAACCCTGAGGGACAGTGCTCAACAATGGTTTCAAAAGTTGGGAGGAGGAGTCATCTCCTCTTGGGAAGGCATGCAGCAGATGTTCATGACACAATTCCAAGCCGCAACCAAATACGCTCCACCCGTTACTACACTCGCCAATGTCAAGCAGCGTGACAATGAAACTTTGACTGCATACTTCAAGAGGTTTAACCAGGAATCTATGGGAGTGAAGGGAGCCTCAGATGAAACCTTGAAGAACTTCCTTATCGCTGGACTCAAGGTTGGCACCGACTTCTGGAAGCACCTCCAAGGGAAGGACCCGGCCTCTCTGTCCGAGCTATACTCCGCAGCCGAATCCTTCAAAAAGGTGGAGCAGTCGCTGGCCGAAAATCAAAAGGAGATCGCCAAatctaaatacaaaagaaaagatCGCACTCCCAGTCCAGAACCAAGAGGACGCGCCCGCTCTCCGGGTAGGGTAAATATGACTTCGAGCAAAAGGACTTGGAGTCCTCCTCCGAGACAGTCAGGAGTATATACCCCGCTAACAGCCTCAGCTGAACACGTCTATGCGATGACCAAGGATAAGGTGCCGTTCCAGAAACCTCAACCTATTCCCCAACATATAGCCAAAGACAAAAAGAAGTATTGTGACTTCCACGAATCAGCAGGACATAGCACCTCCGAGTGTCGGCATCTGAAAGAGGAAATCGAATATCTACTCAAAGAAGGATACCTAACGGAATGGGTAAAAAAGTACAGGACAGACCACCCTCCGGAAAGACGCGGCCTTGGTGCTTCGCAGAATGACAGAACTGATGAAAAGCAGAACGATACCCAGTTTGTAAGAGAAGGCAGCATCAGGAGCATATTTGGGGGACCCTACATAGGGGGAGGCAGTCGAAAGGCAATGGAGAGATATGCTAAGGAAGCGAAGGACTACCCTCTTACCAACGTGAACCATCTGTCGGCCAGAGCCCCACGAGTATTTAAGGAAGAAACTATGGACATCACTTTTACGGAGGACGATGCGAGGTGGGTACACCATCCCCATAACGACGCTTTGGTGGTCGCCATGCGTATCGCCGCCCTAAACATTCACCGAGTGTTTGTCGACAATGGAAGTTCGGTCAACATCCTCTACTACGACACTTACAAGAAAATGGGATTACCAGACAAGGACATGACTGTGGAGAACCTCTACATATATGGCTTCGGGGGAGAGGCCATCAAAGCCAAAGGAACCATACGCTTGCCAATCACCTTAGGAGAGGCTCCACGTGCAGCAACTCAAATTGCCGAGTTTGTGATCATCGACCATCCCTCGGCGCATAATGCACTTATGGGACGCCCCCTCTTGAAAGACATGAGGATAATCACCTCCATTTACCATCTTACCTTGAAGTTCCCCACTCCTGGAGGAGTCGGCTGTGTGAAGGGGTCCCAGTATGAATCTCGCGATTGCTACGGCCGGTCACTTAAAAATTTTCGAGATAGGAGGGGAGTGCCGCCCCACGAGGAACTACACTCGGTCCACGTTCTCTACCTCGTTCAATATCCAGAAAGCGACAATGAAGACACGCCCAGCATCCCACTACTCGGGGGACGCGTCCCTCACAAGGGCGAGCCCACTCTCATCGATGACTCGACATCTGAAGAGTGTGAAGAACTGGTTATCGAAATAGAAGAGGCACCTCTGAAAAAAGTCAGGAGGATGGATCCACAGGAGGTTGTCATGGAATTAGAGGAGCCTTCTCCTCCCAAAAAAGTTTCTAAGGACGCGTCCTCAGAACCAAGGGAAACCCCGCACCAGTTCGACTTCGACTTAGACCCAAGATTACCCATGCAAGTGCAAAACACAGGGCCGGCTGAGGATACGATCGATGTGCAAGTTACACCGGGGAGTGATGGCAAGGTCCTGAAGATAGGATCCAAACTAGGTCCGGAGATAAGGAGCAAGCTGATAGAATTCCTTACGAATAGCCTCGACGTATTTGCTTGGAGCCACGAAGATATGGTAGGGATAGACTCGGCAGTTATGTGCCATCACCTGAATGTCGACCCCTCTAAAAAAGGTGCTAGACAAAAGAGAAGACCCATCAGCGGAGAAAGAGCCGAGGCCCTGCAGGAGGAAGTCGATCGCCTCTTGAAAGCAGGATTGGTAAAGGAATCGTTCTACCCGAAATGGCTAGCAAATCCCGTACTTGTTAAGAAACCCAACGGGAAATGGCGCACATGCATAGATTTCACGGATCTCAACAAGGCGTGTCCTAAAGATAGTTTCCCGCTCCCTCGCATTGACCAACTAGTAGATTCAACGGCAGGACACGCCCTCCTCAGCTTTATGGATGCCTACTCGGGATACAATCAGATTCCCATGTATGAGCCTGACCAGGAGCACACTTCCTTCATCACGGACAGGGGGCTATATTGCTATATTGGTATGCCATTTGGGCTTATTAACGCAGGGGCGACTTATCAGCGATTGGTGAACATGATGTTCAAGGATCAGATTGGGAAAACAATGGAAGTATACGTGGACGACATGCTGGTTAAATCCAAGAAGGACACTGACCATGTTGCCCACTTGTCAGAGATGTTCGAAATCTTAAGGAAATACAGGATGAAGCTCAACCCGCAGAAGTGCGTGTTTGGGGTAGAGTCAGGGAAATTCCTTGGTTTTATGGTTAACCACAGAGGCATAGAGGCCAACCCAGCAAAGATCAAGGCATTACTAGACATGAAGTCCCCAGCCAACGTTAAGCAAGTGCAGAGTCTGACAGGAAGGATAGCCGCCTTAAACAGGTTCGTGTCGAAATCCTCGGAGAAATGCAAGGAGTTCTTCAAGGCCATCAAAAGCGCATCCAAAGATTTCGAATGGACAGAGGAGTGCGAGGACGCCTTCATAAAAattaagaaacatttgggcgaGCCACCCCTCTTAGCCAAACCTCAGGAAGGAGAGACGCTTGTCCTTTACTTAGCCGTTTCAGACTACTCCATAAGTGCTGTATTGGTAAAAGAAGATGAGGAGGGGCAGTCCCCAATCTACTACGTAAGCAAGCGGCTGCTGGATGCAGAGACTCGTTACACAAGCATGGAGAAGCTGGTATACGCCTTGGTACATGCAACTAGGAAACTGCGACCATACTTCCAGGCTCATAAAGTGGAGGTTAGGACGGCGTACCCCCTCCGACAAATCATGCATAAACCAGAGGTAACCGGTAGAATGATGAAGTGGGCAGTCGAGTTGGGGCAATTTGACCTAGATTACAAACCAAGAACCGCCATCAAAGGACAGGCACTAGCAGATTTTATCTTGGAATTCCCGGAAGATGGAGAGGAGTCTGGTCTCCTGATCAAATATGATCCCAACCTACCACCTCAGCAGGCATGCCCTAAGGAAAGCATACCCGAACTCTGGTGGATATTGCATACAGATGGAGCAGTGAATAATGAAGGAGCAGGAGCTGGGATAGTGCTCGTAAGTCCGGAAGGACATAGACTCTTGAACGCAACTCACTTTACCTTCCAGCTCTCGAACAATGACGCAGAGTATGAAGCCCTGATCGGAGGGCTCAGGCTTGCCCTTGAAATGAAGGTAAGAAAGCTTGTTATAAAGGTCGACTCCATGCTGGTGGTTGAGCACATCAGAGGAGGATACCAAGCAAAGGGACCCAAGACGGCGATATATCTCAGATGTGTTCAGGGATTAATAGATCAGTTCGAAGAGGTGCAAGTAAACAGGGTACCCAGAGAATTCAACGGGGATGCCGATGCTCTCGCAAAGTTAGCGTCTCAGAAAGATCCGGCCCTATTGGGAGTTATCCGCCTAGAGATACAGGAGGTACCTAGCATCCCCGAGCTTGAGGTAACGGAAATACAAGGCAAGAATGGAGATTCAACGTGGATGACCCCGATCTGGAAATACATCAAGGAGGGTACGCTGCCCGAAGATAAAGCTGAAGCCCGAAAGTTAAAATACAAGGCTGCCAGATATGTGGAATATGATGGGAAGCTGTATAAAAGAGGCTTCAATCAGCCCCTTCTCAAATGCGTAGATGGGGAGGAGTGCACTTACGTGATGAGGGAGGTCCACGAAGGCATATGTGGGAACCACTCGGGAGGTAACTCATTGGCCATGAAGATCTTGAGGCAAGGGTACTACTGGCCAACCTTGAGGAGTGATGCTTTCAATTTCGCCAGAGCATGTGACAAATGCCAACGATTCGCCAACTTCACCAACAGCCCAGCCACGTCCCTCACCACCATGACTAGTCCTTGGCCCTTCGCTATGTGGGGGATAGACTTGATCGGAGAACTCCCAAAAGCCAAGGGAGGAGTGAAGTATGCAGTGGTTGCGGTCGACTACTTCACCAAATGGGCAGAGGCCGTACCCTTGGCCACCATCACAGCCAAGAAAATAACAGACTTTGTGTTTAACTCTATTGTTTGCAGGTTTGGAGTCCCTTACAAGCTGATCTCGGATAATGGAAAGCAGTTCGACAGCAAAGAGCTAAGAGGCCTATGTGAAAATCTCGGAATCAAGAAAGATTTTGCGGCAGTGTACCATCCCCAAAGCAACGGGCAGACGGAGGCGGTCAACAAAATCATCAAGCATACTCTAAAGACAAAGTTGGAAGATAGCAAAGGGAATTGGCCGGAAGAACTCCCCATGGTCCTATGGTCTTACAACACAACCCCTAGGACAACGACCGGGGAGTCGCCCTTCGTCCTATCTTATGGGTGCGAGGCCATGGTCCCAATTGAGATTGGAGCAGGATCGTTCAGGAGAGACTACTTCGACCAACTGGATAATGATGCAAGTCAGAGATTATACTTGGATATGATTGAAGAAATCAGAGCTACATCACAACTACGCCTGGCCGCGTATCAACGCAGGACGGCTAAGTATTACAACAACAAAGTAAAGGCTCACCCCTTCCAAGTTGGGGACCTTGTCCTTAGAAAGATTGTACTCAACAACAAAGATCCCCAACATGGAGTCTTTGGAGCCAATTGGGAAGGCCCTTACAGAGTCAAGGTCATATTATGGAAGGGCACTTACAGATTAGAAGACCTAGATGGAAAACCCGTTCCAAGACCTTGGAACGCGGAGCATCTGAAGAAATATTATCAGTAGCCGCAGGCTACATAGACTAGCAGTGACTAAACATCATCCCTAGTCTAGGGGAGTGGTATACATACGCCCCTCT of Daucus carota subsp. sativus chromosome 3, DH1 v3.0, whole genome shotgun sequence contains these proteins:
- the LOC135151353 gene encoding uncharacterized protein LOC135151353, producing MANHDDDPYEGDYYVEDEQVEPYSPEHIQDPRTLPNNPPPVVVSNTELLSALHRMEQSQARYDARLDTMESVLEELVPRHSRHSKSHGRRGRRRFRRPTPRMLEYGDAPPNANLPPGAIISQGVYDANGAPLDVTTPPAQTGGTGQETVNQNADARPLAERLGITPDSLAIIVRMAEQEQRRPSQGNGAPLRPQGNDAPPEARREAGTGRTYRGVRGRGGGLIPNSKGRRRGGPLIEYLPSQSDSSQHTPHPRTTGRTRPLGNQGDAPPRGPPTANQQTTSPPIITTVNQQTTSPPIMTTANQQATSTPPIPTLQQTIPVSTTPTPPTQTLTQIVQPTATQTLANNVLQTTVANTNLATTTATPPVNTQTIPGVGTINPEDLKKLLALLQASAATTAPQISSPFTAAVRDAQLPTGFRNLNADLRYHGNADPREFLIRFNIEMDLYQIPDLVRCRFLAATLRDSAQQWFQKLGGGVISSWEGMQQMFMTQFQAATKYAPPVTTLANVKQRDNETLTAYFKRFNQESMGVKGASDETLKNFLIAGLKVGTDFWKHLQGKDPASLSELYSAAESFKKVEQSLAENQKEIAKSKYKRKDRTPSPEPRGRARSPGRVNMTSSKRTWSPPPRQSGVYTPLTASAEHVYAMTKDKVPFQKPQPIPQHIAKDKKKYCDFHESAGHSTSECRHLKEEIEYLLKEGYLTEWVKKYRTDHPPERRGLGASQNDRTDEKQNDTQFVREGSIRSIFGGPYIGGGSRKAMERYAKEAKDYPLTNVNHLSARAPRVFKEETMDITFTEDDARWVHHPHNDALVVAMRIAALNIHRVFVDNGSSVNILYYDTYKKMGLPDKDMTVENLYIYGFGGEAIKAKGTIRLPITLGEAPRAATQIAEFVIIDHPSAHNALMGRPLLKDMRIITSIYHLTLKFPTPGGVGCVKGSQYESRDCYGRSLKNFRDRRGVPPHEELHSVHVLYLVQYPESDNEDTPSIPLLGGRVPHKGEPTLIDDSTSEECEELVIEIEEAPLKKVRRMDPQEVVMELEEPSPPKKVSKDASSEPRETPHQFDFDLDPRLPMQVQNTGPAEDTIDVQVTPGSDGKVLKIGSKLGPEIRSKLIEFLTNSLDVFAWSHEDMVGIDSAVMCHHLNVDPSKKGARQKRRPISGERAEALQEEVDRLLKAGLVKESFYPKWLANPVLVKKPNGKWRTCIDFTDLNKACPKDSFPLPRIDQLVDSTAGHALLSFMDAYSGYNQIPMYEPDQEHTSFITDRGLYCYIGMPFGLINAGATYQRLVNMMFKDQIGKTMEVYVDDMLVKSKKDTDHVAHLSEMFEILRKYRMKLNPQKCVFGVESGKFLGFMVNHRGIEANPAKIKALLDMKSPANVKQVQSLTGRIAALNRFVSKSSEKCKEFFKAIKSASKDFEWTEECEDAFIKIKKHLGEPPLLAKPQEGETLVLYLAVSDYSISAVLVKEDEEGQSPIYYVSKRLLDAETRYTSMEKLVYALVHATRKLRPYFQAHKVEVRTAYPLRQIMHKPEVTGRMMKWAVELGQFDLDYKPRTAIKGQALADFILEFPEDGEESGLLIKYDPNLPPQQACPKESIPELWWILHTDGAVNNEGAGAGIVLVSPEGHRLLNATHFTFQLSNNDAEYEALIGGLRLALEMKVRKLVIKVDSMLVVEHIRGGYQAKGPKTAIYLRCVQGLIDQFEEVQVNRVPREFNGDADALAKLASQKDPALLGVIRLEIQEVPSIPELEVTEIQGKNGDSTWMTPIWKYIKEGTLPEDKAEARKLKYKAARYVEYDGKLYKRGFNQPLLKCVDGEECTYVMREVHEGICGNHSGGNSLAMKILRQGYYWPTLRSDAFNFARACDKCQRFANFTNSPATSLTTMTSPWPFAMWGIDLIGELPKAKGGVKYAVVAVDYFTKWAEAVPLATITAKKITDFVFNSIVCRFGVPYKLISDNGKQFDSKELRGLCENLGIKKDFAAVYHPQSNGQTEAVNKIIKHTLKTKLEDSKGNWPEELPMVLWSYNTTPRTTTGESPFVLSYGCEAMVPIEIGAGSFRRDYFDQLDNDASQRLYLDMIEEIRATSQLRLAAYQRRTAKYYNNKVKAHPFQVGDLVLRKIVLNNKDPQHGVFGANWEGPYRVKVILWKGTYRLEDLDGKPVPRPWNAEHLKKYYQ